One segment of Haliotis asinina isolate JCU_RB_2024 chromosome 12, JCU_Hal_asi_v2, whole genome shotgun sequence DNA contains the following:
- the LOC137259049 gene encoding uncharacterized protein has translation MEPTLFRLFVPQQILLSLSTALPTQMFFAPGPDCNTVHTNLSGAVIESDDVTDTSVDVCDIRLVTSDRWMVHVDHLIMDRCPVKLHLYDSDVKSSADPPTANFSCGRHQQAVPTTLDFKTDFFTFRLVNDRHRKVRFKIVLTAYKDPSSCPPDFRCGSGTCIPRSLVCDGVDNCIGGRDELVDISELANDTLDCHDQRGCTYFSCVSDGLCIPGRFLCDDVMDCQDGSDEEPEGRSQCKENEIDNSPLIIIAVVVGVSFTVFGLAIIMGVIWRTRPGVRRRLSFRRERR, from the exons TCTTTGCTCCTGGCCCCGACTGCAACACCGTCCACACAAACCTGAGCGGCGCCGTCATAGAGAGTGATGATGTCACTGATACCTCTGTTGATGTTTGCGACATCCGCCTCGTGACGTCAGATCGGTGGATGGTGCATGTGGACCACCTGATAATGGACAGGTGTCCGGTGAAGCTTCATCTGTACGACTCTGATGTGAAGTCGTCGGCTGATCCCCCCACG GCAAATTTCTCCTGCGGCCGTCATCAGCAAGCTGTGCCGACCACCCTGGACTTCAAGACAGACTTCTTCACCTTCAGGCTAGTCAATGATCGACATAGGAAAGTCCGGTTTAAAATTGTTCTCACAGCATATAAAGATC CGTCCTCTTGTCCTCCTGACTTCCGGTGTGGGAGCGGTACGTGTATCCCACGTTCGCTGGTGTGCGACGGTGTTGACAACTGTATTGGTGGCAGAGACGAACTCGTAGACATCAGCGAACTGGCCAATGATACTCTTGATTGTCACG ACCAGCGAGGGTGCACCTACTTCAGCTGCGTGTCTGACGGTCTATGTATACCGGGCAGGTTCCTCTGTGATGACGTCATGGACTGTCAAGATGGCAGTGACGAAGAGCCCGAAGGAAGATCCCAGTGTA AAGAAAACGAAATTGATAACTCTCCTCTAATAATAATAGCAGTTGTTGTGGGCGTCAGCTTCACAGTGTTCGGCTTGGCGATCATCATGGGTGTGATTTGGCGGACTCGCCCAGGGGTCAGGAGGAGGCTTTCCTTCAGGAGGGAGCGGAGATGA